The sequence TGAGCGGCTCGCTCAGCACGACCACACCTGCCAGTAGCGCCACCGCGGGATTGACGTACGTGAAGACCAGTGCGCGCGTGGCACCGACTTCCCGGATGAGCGCGAAGAACACGATGAAGGCCAGAGCGGTGCAGATGACCGCCAATCCCGCCAGCGCCAACAACACTCGCGTCGACGGCATCTCGCTCGGCCATGTCGCCGCGGCCGGCGCGGCATAGACCAACGCGGCGAATCCCAGACACGTGGCGGTCATCGGCAGGGCGGGCACATCCGAGAGATGCCGGGCGGCGATCAGCGGAGCGATCGCATAGCAGGTGGCCACCATCAGCACCTCGACGATGGGCCACGCGGTGCCGCCCGTCAGGTGCGGACCGGCGAGCACCGCGACCCCCGCGAGTCCGACGCCGAGGCCCACGACTCGCCGGAGGCCGAGTCGCTGCTCGCCGCCGGTGAAGCGGTCCAGAACCGCGGCGATGATCGGTGAGGCGGCGATGAGCAGACCGGTCATTGAACTGGTCAGATGGCGTTCGGCATCCGAGAGCAGGTACCAGGCCGCGACGATCTCGAAGAACGAGAAACCGAGCAGTGCCTTCCAGTGCCTGCGGATCATCGCGGGAATACCGCTGGAGAGGGCGAGCGGTAGCAGTACTGCCGCGCCGACCGCAGTCCTCGCGAACACCAGCACCGGAACCGAGACGCCTTCGACGGCAACCTTGATCATCAAGTAGGGGACACCCCAGATGACGCTCATCGCGATGAACAGCAGCCACCCCCGCGAACTCACTTCGAACACACTACGAGTCACGTCCGACGGACCTGGCCGGGGCGGCGACAATGACTCCCCCGTGAAGCCAAGCACCGAAGGTGTTGTCAAGCAGGTGCGTCGAGCCGCGACAGTGCCGCGTACCGCCCGATGTGGTGATCGGTGGTGCCGAACTCGAATTGCATCGCCGTCAGCCGCTTGAAGTAGTGGCCGATGGCCAGCTCCTCGGTCATTCCCATTCCGCCGTGCAGCTGCACGGCCTGCTGACCGACGAAACGTGCCGCCCGGCCGACGGTCGCCTTGGCTGCCGACACCGAACGCGCACGCAGGGCAGGCTCGTCCTCGAGGTGCAGGACGGCGAGCAGAACCGCGGCGAACGCCTGCTCCACCTCGATGTGCATGTCGACCATCCGGTGCTGCAGCACCTGGAAGCTGCCGATCGGCACCCCGAACTGCTGGCGTTGCTTGCAGTACTCGACGGTGTCGGCCAACACCTTCCGCATGCACCCGACGGCTTCCGAACAGACGGCGGCTGCGCCTTCGTCGCGCGCTTGCTCCAGTGACGGCCACGCCTGCCCCTCTTTTCCGAGCAGTGCGTCCGCGGGCAGAAGCAGGCCTTCGAGAACAAGGTCGGCAGCGCGCCGGTCGTCGACGGTCCGATAGCCGGCGAGCGACAAACCTGCCGTCACCGATTTCAGATCGACGAGGAACAGCGAGAGACCTTCGGGTGTGGTGGCGGTGACCAGTAGATGTGTGGCCAGCGGCGCTGTCATCGCCATTGTCTTGCCGCCGTTGAGGACCCAGCCATCGCCATCGCGCTCCGCGGTGGTAGCGGCGTCCTGCCACCGGTCGCCTGACTCGGCCTCGCCCGCGGCCAGCGCGACGATCGCGGTTCCGGCCACGACCTCCTCGAGCAACGACGTGGCCCTCTGGCCTCCCGCTCGTTGCAGAAGGCCGCCGCAGACGACAACCACGTCGACGTAGGGCTCGACCACGAGAGCGTGGCCCAGCGCCTCGGTGATGACCATGAGTTCGACTGGGCCGCCGCCTATTCCGCCGACGTCCTCACCGAAGGTGGCGCCGAGGATCCCGAGTTCGTCGGCGAATGACCGCCAGATCTCGGGCTGCCAGCCTGCGCCCGTCTTGGCCGCTGAGCGGCTCTTCTCGAGGTCGTAACGGGTGGACAGAAACTTCGTCAGCCCGTCCCGGAGTAGTTCCTGTTCCTTGCTCAGGTTGAAGTCCATCTACAGCCCCAATGCTGCCTTGGCGAGGATATTGCGCTGAATCTCGTTGCTGCCGGCGTAGATCGAGCCGGCACGGTCGTTGAAGTAACGCAGCGGCGCGACCGCCTGCCACGGTTCGCCGCTGACGTAACCGTCCGGTGGCGGCTCATACTCCGTGACCGGTCCACCCGGCCGGGTGGCGTGTGGCTGGTACGCACGCCCGCGCGGTCCGGCCGCCTCCATCGCCATCTCGGTCAGCGTCTGGCTCAGCTCGGTCGCCACCACCTTGAGCATGGAGGACGCGCTGCCGGGATTCTTTCCCTCCGACACCGCGGCGAGTACCCGGTATTCGAGGATCTCGAGCACCTCGGTGCGAATCTGCGCATCGGCGAGCTTGCGTGCGAACGCCGGATCGTCGATCAGGCGACCGCCGTCGGGGCCCGGCATCTCGGCGGCGACGGTCGAGATCTCCTCCGCCATGACCTGCAGCGCGGGCGAAGACGCGCCGCCGCCACGCTCGAACTCCAGCAGGTACTTCGCGACGGTCCAGCCGTCGTCGATGGCGCCGAGCACATTGGCCTTGGGCACGCGGACCTCGTCGAAGAAGACCTGGTTCTGCACTTCCTCGCCCGACGTCATCACCAGGGGCCGGATCTGGATACCCGGCGAAGCCATGTCGATGAGCACGAACGTGATGCCCTGCTGCTTCTTCGCCCCACGGGACGTGCGCACCAGTGCGAACATCCAATTGGCCTCGCGGGCATGCGTCGTCCAGATCTTGCTGCCGGTGCACACCAGGTCGTCGCCGTCGTCTACCGCGGCCATGGTCAGCGACGCGAGGTCCGACCCCGATTCGGGCTCGGAGTAGCCCTGGCAGAAGAAGACCTCGCCGGTGAGGATGCGAGGGAGGAAGAATCCCTTCTGGGCGTCGGTGCCGAACGCGATGATCGCGTGCGCGACCATCCGTATTCCCATG is a genomic window of Mycobacterium sp. ITM-2016-00318 containing:
- a CDS encoding DMT family transporter, whose amino-acid sequence is MSSRGWLLFIAMSVIWGVPYLMIKVAVEGVSVPVLVFARTAVGAAVLLPLALSSGIPAMIRRHWKALLGFSFFEIVAAWYLLSDAERHLTSSMTGLLIAASPIIAAVLDRFTGGEQRLGLRRVVGLGVGLAGVAVLAGPHLTGGTAWPIVEVLMVATCYAIAPLIAARHLSDVPALPMTATCLGFAALVYAAPAAATWPSEMPSTRVLLALAGLAVICTALAFIVFFALIREVGATRALVFTYVNPAVALLAGVVVLSEPLTAWNVGALTLILAGCVLATHRHDEPSPPSPAEEPVAR
- a CDS encoding acyl-CoA dehydrogenase family protein, which translates into the protein MDFNLSKEQELLRDGLTKFLSTRYDLEKSRSAAKTGAGWQPEIWRSFADELGILGATFGEDVGGIGGGPVELMVITEALGHALVVEPYVDVVVVCGGLLQRAGGQRATSLLEEVVAGTAIVALAAGEAESGDRWQDAATTAERDGDGWVLNGGKTMAMTAPLATHLLVTATTPEGLSLFLVDLKSVTAGLSLAGYRTVDDRRAADLVLEGLLLPADALLGKEGQAWPSLEQARDEGAAAVCSEAVGCMRKVLADTVEYCKQRQQFGVPIGSFQVLQHRMVDMHIEVEQAFAAVLLAVLHLEDEPALRARSVSAAKATVGRAARFVGQQAVQLHGGMGMTEELAIGHYFKRLTAMQFEFGTTDHHIGRYAALSRLDAPA
- a CDS encoding acyl-CoA dehydrogenase family protein encodes the protein MDLQWSDADTAFRDEVRSFLDEKLTPELRTAGRLMTSVYADHDASMEWQQILHERGWAAPAWPVEHGGCDWSLTQHYIFSRESTLAGAPPLSPMGIRMVAHAIIAFGTDAQKGFFLPRILTGEVFFCQGYSEPESGSDLASLTMAAVDDGDDLVCTGSKIWTTHAREANWMFALVRTSRGAKKQQGITFVLIDMASPGIQIRPLVMTSGEEVQNQVFFDEVRVPKANVLGAIDDGWTVAKYLLEFERGGGASSPALQVMAEEISTVAAEMPGPDGGRLIDDPAFARKLADAQIRTEVLEILEYRVLAAVSEGKNPGSASSMLKVVATELSQTLTEMAMEAAGPRGRAYQPHATRPGGPVTEYEPPPDGYVSGEPWQAVAPLRYFNDRAGSIYAGSNEIQRNILAKAALGL